ctctaaaaaagttaacaagcacaccaaatttgaatgaataaaaaaaattgctaacTATATGCCATAAGTCTTCAAAATGGAGAAAAATAAGGCCAGGGCTGTCCAGTCTTGGTAGATATATTGTAGGTGGATCCGTTGACTGTGCTCAAACCACGCCCGACTCAATTGCCAACTGCCAACTACCTCAACTTGTTACAACATTGAGAACTCATCTAACTTTTCTAACTGGTTTCCTATGCTGACACAACTCATCGACCATGCCAGTGAGGCTTTGTGATCGTGTACAGTGTACACAGGAAGAAGCATCTGTCAGCCACATTTTTGGCATGACTCGATCCCTCCTCCATCCCTCCGAGGCTTTATGAACCCAGTTAGAAGCACATCTATCGGCAAAATTATTGGCTCGACACACCTCGCTCTCAGCTCCATGCCAGCAGACGATAGGAGTATAGGCATGGTCTACTCACTAATAGTGTTATGTAGTGGATGGTAAATGGgctttgtaataaaaaaaaaaaaaagacatctcaaaattgtccaaaataACAACTGACATTGCTTAGTCCATGTGTGGGGAAgggggaatgcaaaaaaaaaatcaaagggtTTGCCAAGGTCGGTAAATCCCTTATTTAGACCCCAAAAAATACTGCCTGTCTACGAGGTGAAAGGAGTTTATTGCTGTAACTTTCTATACTCTAACTCTATAACTGCTATAACTTGCCAGATTGTTCTCAGACCTTGCACATGTTTTCCAATCTTATCTTGAAACTTATTTAGATAGAAAACATCAAAACTATTTTACACAATCTTTAAGTCTAAATTTATGCCATTCGAGAAACTTGATTCACGCTTGAAGCGaaaccaaaaacaaacaacTTTTCCCCCCTAACCACATTATGCAAGCATTAGCAGATGTGAACACAAGCTAGAACCAATAGATGAACAATTCCCTCACAGCCTGTATATCAAACTTCCCTTTTACACAATAGTGCATTTTGGGAAATCTGAATCATATCATTTTCTATGACAGAATATTTCGCTGAGGCGACTGAGTCAGTGGCTAATATGTGGGATAATTCCACAGGCCTGAAAACAACTACAGCGTAAGCTTCAGTCTTCATCAAACCTGGAAGTAATTTTATGCAGCAAAACAGGCACACTGAGCTtgttaaaataatttcaaaCAGATCTTTCGTTCAGCTGAGAAGAAAAACAGATCATTCCAAATGAGaaactactttttttccttttgttttttaacgCTTTTGTCCTGCTAAAAACTGAGCTGAGTGAATTAATATCAGCAGTCTTTTTTTTAGCATGTGAACGTTATTTATCCCCCATCACTGTTGTCACAGAACCCCAGAGCATCTTCTTTCAATGTGGGAACTATTATTCGTTACATAAGTTGAATTTCTTTAGACCAAAGTAATGTGGGTGCATTTAACAAGCCGATTTGTGCCATCATTGTGCTTACACTCACTCTTTTGTAAACATAGGGCTCTTGCTTCTTAAAACTATTGAAATTTAATCCTATGTTAAAAAGTCACTAATGTTTTAGAACGTATGTTTAATGTTGGGTTGTTTAGAAAATTATACTCTATGAATCTTGACTACGTGCTATGAGTGCTGCTCCCTATAAAACTTGACATCTAACCTGTTAGAGAGGGCCCATGCAGGATTCGCGGAATCAATTCCTGGCAATTCGGATGAGCCAAGAGATTGCGGAAGAAGGCGAAACGGAACGTCATGGGAACATTAGAAGGAGTGTAAGCCATCACCTAACCAAAGGTTAAAGATgtttcatgtacagtatgtaggtTTTGTGTGAGAAGATATGACTATTTGGTGTGGTGGCAGAAACTCATAAAAATCATTCAAGTTTGGAACCAGACGATtatggtccaaaaaaaaaaaaagtttctgttaaaataaatatactgaAAGTCTGTGTCATGGGTAGAGGtgcactgaactgaactgaagagTTTCAGCATTGCTAATGTAgactggtatgaaaaagtatctgaaccctttggaatttctgcataaaatcaccatcaatcaatgtgatctgatctttgtcaaaatcacacagatgaaaaaacagtgctttacctaaaaccacacaaacatttataggttttcatattttaatgaggacagcatgtgaacaatgacagaagggggaaaaataagtaagtgtaccctctgcctaaggagacttaaagagcaattgaaaaccATTTTGACCAAACACTTTAATTCTGGTGTGTGCCCAATAACTGAtgcgtggtttaaagctgccctgctcactatgaaacacacacctggtaagaattatcttgatgaaaagcattgtcgGATGTGCATCGtgccttggtcaaaagagctaactgaagacctgcgatcaaggattgttgatttgtataaagctgggaaaggatacagaaCCATCTCTCTCCAAGTCCGGtacttcatcaatcgacagtcagagaagttgtccacaaatggagagttttgcactgttgcttctctcccaaggagaggccgtccaccaaagatgacacaaagagttcagcgcagaagacttaaagaaatcactggcacagcccAATATCTAtgcgcacacatcaactactgtatatgtaaaactatggccaaaaatggtgttcatggaaggactccacggaggaagtcaCCGCTATATAAAACCGCATTGTTGcaaatttaatgttcgcaaaaaggaacttggacactccacagacattttggcaaaatgttttgtggactgataaaaccaaagttgatttgtttgggagtaacacacaacgtaatGTGTAGAGGAGAAATGgaaaagctcaccaacatccccgccgtgaagcatggtggagggagcatcatgatttgggttaGTTTTGCTACcttggggcctggacaacttgcaattattaatggaagaatgaattgaacaatttatcaggatgttttgcagaaaaacctaaggctgtctgtcagacagttgaagcttaaaagaggatggatgctgcaacaagacaatgatccaaaacacagaagttaatcaacttcagaatggtttcaaaagaacaaaatacacgttctggagtggccaagtcaaagtccagacttgaaccccattgagatgctgtggcatgacctaaagatagcgattcatgccagagatcCCAGAATTCTGACTGAAATACTGCAattttgtaaagaagaatgggccaagattagtcctgatcgatgcgccagactgatctgcagttacaggaagcgtctggttgaagttaatgctgccaaagggggggccacaaaatattaaatgtgatggttcacttactcccccccttctgtcattgtttggatactatcctcattaaaatatgaaaacctataaatgtttgggtggttttagttaaagcagacactgtttttcatctgtgtgattttgacaaagatcagatcgcatttgattgtgattttatgcagaaatgtaagaaattctaaaaggttcagacactttttcataccactatgaCTTGTGTGATCGGgttccatgatttgcaaaaaaaaaaaaaaaaaaaaaaaaaaaaaaaaaaaaaaaaacataataataataaaacaaatgctGCGTGTGGGGCGAATTTCCTCTTGAAGAAATTAGCTTaataaatatgaaataatagcATTCAAAAATGAAAGGATACTTCCACATGTGTTAGAATGGTTCTGAGATTGGGGTATGGCAGTACACAAGGTGACAACAGAGATACAAGCTGCATGCTGAGTTCCCCGTAGAGGCCTCTGTCCATGGTCTCAGGTGGAATGCTGATAGGCAACATACTGCCCAAGACAGGGTGCCCACCGGGACACCAACTTCCATTTTTGACTAGCTTGTTGGCACTTCAAATATCAAATAGGATAAATTAATGACAGCATATTTTAAGAGTCATGCATTAATTAGTGACAGTAGTTAAATATTCAATAATAGagttgcatgattttttttttttttttaaactggcaTGTCGATAATAAATTCTCACatttgattgtaaacttttttaGTTATACATGAGAGGGAAGGAAAAAGATCAGACTATTAGCCAGAACAGTTCCACACTAGTGTAAAAACCACAATTGgaaaaaatgttaaatgtagGTGTTTTTCTGGGAGAAAACAGAGTACAGTACTATTAGCAGATGTGTGGTGGTTAAAGTGGTAACTTTACATGAACTTGACCGACTGCTACTAACAGGAAACTGCAGGTGACATCCAACATCAATGATTGTCTCATTGCCAGTGTGAGTCTCCTAGTGAAGTTTGCGCTGCAAGAATATAAACATTAGGTTATTATCACAGTGACAGATATTTTTCATAGTTATTTAAATTCGAAATATACTTAGTTGATGTCTGGTATTTGATAAGCATTGGtcttttggcttcaaattaCAGTAAAAGTCAAAACATGTTGATAACTAAATTGAACCACTGAAATGAAGACAACTAgctaaatgtttttgtctttgcTGAATGTTGAAGTGATAAATACGTACATACGGAATTCCACTTGAAGTGCACTGCTACATAAATAATACAAACCTGAATTCTTCCAGAATGGTCTGCTGAGGAAATTTACATCGAAGGTGCACTCTTATCTATAAAATGAGAGTGAGCACTTACTCTTCCCACTTCAGTTCAAGAATGTGAAATATGTGTGTACAGAATCATGCCTACTGCTGCATTTGCCAGACTAAATATGGTTAGGAAAGCTTTGATACGGGCAGGCCACTCTGGACTGAAGCATCTGAAATCCTTTGCCTATATGCAGCATCAAGAGACAACcagacaagattttttttttttggacgaaATACTTTCAAACAATTAGTGCTGTTTATACTTGAAAGGATAGCAGAAATTTCAATGAGCCGTGCTTGTCTGTAAAAGTGCATAGATCCTGTAGGGCAGGCTCAGGAAGTGGTCCTGTGCAGGTAAACTTTAAATCTGTGAGGACtaatgcaaaacaaaaaaatggcatgACTGACAGTATTTAGAGAGCTACATGTgtgagtatacagtatataccatTCTGGAGTGTTTCCGGTTGGATTCTCCTCCACTTAGGACCAGCAGCTGCAACTGCACAACATATGGGGGACACACTTTTCAGACTTTGTTTAGGTTTCCTCTCTCAGGACCAGTAATCTAAACTAATCTAGACTACAGGccaaattgttgttgttttttcaagtGAGGAAATTAAAGGTTTATTAGTCTCTGAAATCTTTTGTATTTAttggagggattttaaggcgctGACACAACCCATCACATTTAAAATGTGATCTGGAATAAGATATCCTGTGGCAAATTCCGTATTTGTTTATAAATTTCTGAGGAGTACAAAAATCATTTGATGATGCAGGTGAGTCCACAACAACATATAAGCCTACTGTACATCGAAAAAGTTTACAGGGTtatgtaataaatatattttgttatttatgttGTTATGTAATTGATAGAATGAATAATATCTTACCAACCTTAGTTTGAAAATGTAGACAGAATATCAGCATGAACTTTGCCACCGTTAGCTGTTGCCAAGGAAGCATTCTAAAATGGCTAAATAGTTTTACATACCAGTGCAGTTTGCGGTTCCCGATTCGGCCCAGAGAAGCACTAAAACCCCCCCTTGTGGGTGACCTTTCTTTCCCAAAAGTAGAAGGAGCCGTAGCGCCTATGGGTCAAGGGAAATTACTGCATTAGTACTAGCACATCCGACATGTCGCTATGCTAATATGTATGCTAACCATTAGGGGAATTCTCGACAACAGATTGAATGATAACGTTTTAAACTATGCGTCTCGTATTTGAAATGTACATTATTTACCTGTTTAAGGACCAATTTTACCTGTTTTATTTGTTCCAGCATCTTTTTGTAGCTCTGTTGTGGAGGAAAgcaaacattaaaagcaacacgtGCTATAACCCAATAATTTGGTTTCAAAACATCATGTAATGTCTTTCTGGGTGGCTTTCATAAATGCTTTTAGAGAgagtacatttttgaaaatatttttattactggggtaaatattttctttatatatgctttgttaatttataatgcattttattataatctttttaattttaaaaaatcgtatTTTTATATTACTCTTACATAATATGACTACGctattaatttttattcattgaCCAAATAACACCAATGCAAACCCGCAGTAATTTTTTATTACGTggcgtagggctgggcgatatggcctaaaggtttaaaaaaaaaaaaaaaaaaatgacaatgagaACAAAAGACAGTTCATTTGCCCCTCAGtacaaatgtattggacgtgtAGTGCCATCGATGAACCATCACAACCAAGTTTGAATAAATTCAACGTCTATCATTGGCAATGGCAGATCATGAGTTAaatactgttttaaaaaaatactttacagTGTTACTGGGGGCCATAATCACAGTATACAGggtttggacaaaataatggaaacacctaacattttggcaatataatcattgaatataattgttaaagaatggcatgagaaatattctaatgaagttgagaaTCTCCtatggccggcacaatccccagacctcaacaatATTGAGCAtctatggtcagttttagagattcaattaagacatCAATTTCCACTGCCATTGTCTTtaaaagagttagagggtattttaactgaagaatggcttaaaattcctttggaaacaattcaaaAGTTGTACTCGGAGAATCGAGGCAgtaattgccgcaaaaggcggacctacaccatatatatttagtttttgttgattttttaaggtctttccattattttgtccaacctctGTATCTCTTCATAATCATAGTACttttatacttttttaaaaaatggacatTGATTAATATATaagttattaatatatatataagtaattattaaaaattaataaataaataaacataattTTATAGAGATATGAGGTCCACTTATCTGAACATCACTTTTTGAGCCACaccgaatgttaatattgtggcctctGTTCCTGATGgggctaaaaaaaaattaactaccaaaaatattcacttttgaacaaaagtaacgtgaaaaaaattgctttttttgtgttaaatATCTTTTTCGCTCCCCCTATTTGTGTTGTCAGCCTCCAAACACAAAGTAATAtcttataaataataataattaaaaaaaaataaaaaactataatCTAATGAATAATTTGTTGCAAGATTCCCTTTAGTTTCCTGTTTGGAAAAATGCAACAACATGGAAAACTcaaatgaattatttaaaaaaaaacactcgagaAAATGTCAACAAAATAGACCATTATATTTGTGTTTCTCTACGTCAATAATTAATGTAACACTGAAGTCTTTAAAGTGGGTCCGCCCCCTTTAATTCTTTCTGTTCCTATTTGCAAATTTATGAAGTACTGTACCGGTATTTCAACACATTTCGTTGTCATTCATTTGCGTTTTATCACCGCATTTGACCGGAGGATTGTTATTTGATTGACTCCATTAGGTTTGTCGTAAGCTTGCAACGCCACTTGTGTGTTCATGTTTTATCACCACATTAGATCAGAGGATTGTCTTTTGTTGGCTTTGTCTGACACTGTGGCTCACCTCGGCTCACCTCAATTAAAACTGGTTTCCTCCGTCGTGATTGTCACGATACACAACGCAGAGTCAAAACGCTGGTTCCATACGTCCCGCCTCTTGTCGGTGAAAGACCAATGATTAGTCACAACACCAGGAAGACTTTGCACTCTGTGGTCCATTCATTGTGCAGCACTGCAAACTTTAACAGGCTGTCTTCGACTACGACGGATTCAGGTAAGTGAATATTCCAAGTACTTTATTTTTGGTTGGAATTTTTATCTCGCTTCAGAGGTTTATCAATTTAGCGAAACGTGCTCTGATAGTTTTACTTTCAGTTTAGAGACGGCAATCGTGCATggtttttgcatttaaaatgataataatgacacgtACGAGCATGAAATGCTGTAAGTAGTGCAAAATTTGAAGCCATTTTTCAGTAAATGCTATGTTTATTCATGAGTCACTTGAAGAACAAGCACTGACTCAGCAAAACACTCGAGCAGTGAGACCAAACCAGGAAGTGTAAACTTTCCAAGCACACATGCAAAACAAACACAACACAGAaaacagctaaaaaaaaaaaactgcaatttaAATAGCATTTTCCATCTCGGATACAACACAATAACAGCCCAATACTATATTAGACATCTAAATTACCTCACTGTATCAATTTACCGTCAAGATCTTTTCTTTAACACACAAACGATTTTGACGTTTCAAaaagttaaagcaacacttgggaacttttcagttttggtcgattttagcgacgccttgGACAAAGGCGGTAGTGCTTTGCCTTAAGAAAGACTGcggttcccatgaggaccagcgcacacccacaTAGTGTCGTACAATCATGATGGTCGCCTGCTGATGgaataaacaacatttctgtttccagcggctgtgtgaaggatgaaaagtaccgtattggcccgaatatacgacggtattttttcattgaaataacactgaaaaagaagaGGTCGTCTTATgttcacggtctagacattatacccattcacgacactagatggcgcgagatatcattgaagcgatgttctgtcatgacagatctgagctactctccccattcacgacgctagatggcgccagatatcattgaagcgatgttctgtcatgacagatctcagctactctttttagtttaaccagtttgcattattttattgcaatgttttccttattcagatttgtttcaagactacagttacagttagacttcactttgatgattaatgcagttattgcaattttgttgttttatcacaatagattggtttatttacatttcaataacatgctttttctctcaaatatattgttataatcatttgtttcggttatactgtaattattttctgtataaaaattaatttggtgttcaaaaagtcttttttcaaacttgagtcttgaaaaagagggggtcgtcttacaatcagggccgtcttatattcgggccaatacggtaataacataatgaatccagttgtggctaaacaatagcaacaTTAGCAAACGTGTGGCTAAGCCCCCCATCCCACCCGAACTCAGCGCTGACAAGTGCGGTTGGTTGCCGTTAcgtcagcgagtgaaagccgggccaatgtttattctgtatatcctggtagcctaaccttctttttcctcctcagaaaaaaaactttttgtctcttttgttgctctgccatctatgcagaattcgcgcaaaagcattagcatcgacttccgtctttatgatgaatagggaaagggggaagtgacatatgccATAAAGCAGTGAGCACAtttgtagggtttttttttgtgtggcagggttcctgccaccctcctcaaagttaattagtgctggtgaaagcgatacagacctcctcaagatataaaagaggtgtcattcaactagttgtcagtcgacatatcatcacaaatgttataacaatattttataaaggttgaaaagttacctagtgttgctttgatATTGATTCATGTGTCATGTTCTCACTGGTGCAGGCTCAATTAtagaactttttccatggttcTAATTGGGCGTGGAATCCTATCACTGAAGTTTCAAGTTAGCTTACAATTCAATTTTACTTACTTTGCGATTGTGTCTTGTCATCCGAGTCCTAAAAGAAAATGCTGACAATTATTGGGAGCATTCAACATTAATCAATCATATTGCATATTTTTTATGCTTTACAGTCATTATGGATATATCATATGAGGATCTGAAAGCACTTTTGGAGCACCCAAATATATGTCTTATTGACGTCCGTACTCAGTCGGAAGTGGACAAGGGACGTATACCTGGATCTCTTCATATCCCAGGTTTGCTCCTTTTGCGCATTTAGCTAATACAGCAATCCAAACCAAATAAGCTCCTTAGCCTAGTATGGAATGCTGTTTTGCAACTCCACCTGTCTTTCTTATTTGACAATCACTAATATTGATTTCCATTTCTTTTCACTTCTATAACTCAGTTGATGCAGTGGAAGTGGCCTTACAGATGTCACCAGAAGAATTCAAAGCAAAATACGGAGTTAACAAGCCACAGTTCAACTCCTCAGAGCTGGTCTTTCATTGCCAAATGGGAAAACGAGGGGAAACGGCCACATGCAAAGCAAAGCAACTTGGCTACTCGCAGTACGTCAATTTATTATCTCATAAAGTACTTGATAAACAAGTCATCCAGACTTTGTCTGTTGACAATATTGTATTTACTCTTCTTTCTTGCGCTGTTGCATTTGTTATACGTAGTGCTATCAACacttgtgtgttcttgtgttccAGTGCACGAAATTACACCGGAGGATACAAGGAGTGGTCTGAGAGAGGAGGGCAATGACATGAATGAGAACATGGTGCAATATACCAAAAGCAACCATGTATTTTAGTGTTTATCTTGGTTGGTTTTCAATGACACTCCGTGTTTTAATAAAAGCAATGATAATAAATGTATTGGTCGAGTTTTAAGtacgaatcaaaaaatgaaattagCCAGAAAGGAGAGCTGTtagtcttttgtgttttatggaaTGAAGTGAAATAACCCCAAAATTGATTTGATTTGGAATCTGATGATTATAGTGAAAAATGCAATGTAGCCGTTCAGTTAAGAGCATGATTTTGTCATCAATATTGATTTATTCATCATTGCCAACAGAAAGTTGTCTGCGTACAGTACaggcaaaacgtttggacacacgTTCTCATTCGTGCGTTTTCATTTCTATTTCATTACTATTGACATTGTAAATTCCCACTGAAGGTAATAGACATATCAATGAACACGTGGGattatgtacttagcaaaaaagttgaaataactaaaaacatgtataatattccagtatcttcaaagtagccaacCTTtgctctgatttttttttttttatttgcacacACTTGCCATTCTCTTTTTGTgtttcaagagggagtcacctaaaatggttttcaacttaacaggtatgccttttcaggttTAATTTGTGTaagttattgctttatcaatggggttaggaccttcatttgtgttgcattgaatgaggtgtgtccaaactttgggcctgtacagtatataattgTCTGGCCTGCATTAAGTGGTGTACCAGTTAACTGTGATT
This Corythoichthys intestinalis isolate RoL2023-P3 chromosome 11, ASM3026506v1, whole genome shotgun sequence DNA region includes the following protein-coding sequences:
- the zgc:195212 gene encoding DUF4554 domain-containing protein isoform X1; amino-acid sequence: MTRHNRKSYKKMLEQIKQALRLLLLLGKKGHPQGGVLVLLWAESGTANCTVAAAGPKWRRIQPETLQNVLTDLKFTCTGPLPEPALQDLCTFTDKHGSLKFLLSFQAKDFRCFSPEWPARIKAFLTIFSLANAAIRVHLRCKFPQQTILEEFSANFTRRLTLAMRQSLMLDVTCSFLANKLVKNGSWCPGGHPVLGSMLPISIPPETMDRGLYGELSMQLVSLLSPCVLPYPNLRTILTHVEVMAYTPSNVPMTFRFAFFRNLLAHPNCQELIPRILHGPSLTDPLHEGRIVYSVEDETCQEPEKKLDLQPVKQKLLIFLLFQHTDPFASQLMDFIVTEALIEHHLEDILNNNGRAITGALLSEISNTMMAQDCRKKDQEKLLSAAEVILSASIKIVSCSTNLNFRQACMSRMQVSDTHGLAASLREALLRVISWRCKPRTRCYNAQIEEHLQSSEVSREEI
- the LOC130924502 gene encoding thiosulfate:glutathione sulfurtransferase-like codes for the protein MISHNTRKTLHSVVHSLCSTANFNRLSSTTTDSVIMDISYEDLKALLEHPNICLIDVRTQSEVDKGRIPGSLHIPVDAVEVALQMSPEEFKAKYGVNKPQFNSSELVFHCQMGKRGETATCKAKQLGYSHARNYTGGYKEWSERGGQ
- the zgc:195212 gene encoding DUF4554 domain-containing protein isoform X2; this translates as MLEQIKQALRLLLLLGKKGHPQGGVLVLLWAESGTANCTVAAAGPKWRRIQPETLQNVLTDLKFTCTGPLPEPALQDLCTFTDKHGSLKFLLSFQAKDFRCFSPEWPARIKAFLTIFSLANAAIRVHLRCKFPQQTILEEFSANFTRRLTLAMRQSLMLDVTCSFLANKLVKNGSWCPGGHPVLGSMLPISIPPETMDRGLYGELSMQLVSLLSPCVLPYPNLRTILTHVEVMAYTPSNVPMTFRFAFFRNLLAHPNCQELIPRILHGPSLTDPLHEGRIVYSVEDETCQEPEKKLDLQPVKQKLLIFLLFQHTDPFASQLMDFIVTEALIEHHLEDILNNNGRAITGALLSEISNTMMAQDCRKKDQEKLLSAAEVILSASIKIVSCSTNLNFRQACMSRMQVSDTHGLAASLREALLRVISWRCKPRTRCYNAQIEEHLQSSEVSREEI